One Solibacillus sp. R5-41 DNA segment encodes these proteins:
- a CDS encoding two-component system regulatory protein YycI → MDWNRSKTIFIGVFLILNIFLYFQYLDSYNGEQQLEVLGKTTEIESRLKEDNITYSNLPTNIEVTSYYSGAIKNFKPSEVPYFANQRTEIIDDNKLVVTMEKPVKLKETTTKDSYTEFLHSYVHEGTSYILWKVDEEKRQATFFQKINNRTLYYNVRGYVQIYWDEEGRVFAYEQTILENHEKLENKKSILPPIQVLQILWGKNLLKPDSQVTSMNLGYSTLVQITQTQVFAPTWEVRVLTSDKTEEIHFVNAVDGKIVDIQNDLTEIDAVEEAEE, encoded by the coding sequence ATGGATTGGAATAGGTCAAAAACTATTTTTATTGGCGTGTTTTTAATACTCAATATCTTTCTGTATTTCCAATACCTAGATAGTTATAATGGAGAGCAGCAGCTGGAAGTATTGGGGAAAACGACGGAAATTGAGTCGCGTTTAAAAGAGGATAATATTACGTATAGTAACCTCCCGACTAATATAGAAGTCACATCGTATTATTCAGGGGCAATCAAAAACTTCAAACCATCTGAAGTTCCTTATTTTGCAAATCAACGTACAGAAATTATCGATGATAATAAACTCGTTGTGACAATGGAGAAACCCGTTAAGCTAAAGGAAACAACTACGAAGGATAGCTATACAGAATTTTTGCATAGCTATGTCCATGAGGGTACTTCATATATTTTATGGAAAGTGGATGAGGAAAAGCGACAAGCGACGTTTTTCCAAAAGATTAATAATCGCACACTTTACTATAATGTACGAGGTTATGTCCAAATTTATTGGGATGAAGAGGGGCGTGTTTTCGCATATGAGCAAACGATCCTTGAAAACCATGAAAAATTAGAAAATAAAAAATCAATTTTACCACCAATCCAAGTGCTTCAAATATTATGGGGGAAAAATTTATTAAAACCAGATTCTCAAGTGACTAGTATGAATCTTGGCTATTCAACGCTTGTTCAAATTACACAAACACAAGTATTCGCCCCGACATGGGAAGTGCGCGTGTTAACATCCGATAAAACGGAAGAAATTCATTTCGTAAATGCGGTGGACGGGAAAATCGTGGATATTCAAAATGATTTAACAGAGATTGATGCAGTTGAGGAAGCAGAAGAGTAA
- a CDS encoding MBL fold metallo-hydrolase: MRFSVLASGSSGNAIYVENDEHSFLVDVGLSGKKMEQLFSKVDRDMKNLTGILVTHEHSDHIKGLGVVARKHKIPIFANALTWNAMDGLIGNIPTELRFHFDMETVKTFGGLDIQSFAVSHDAADPMFYTFNQDGRKLVVITDTGYVSDRMKGHIAAADSYVFESNHDVSMLQMGKYPWSIKRRILSDVGHVSNEDAAVAMSEVVAEKPTQIYLAHLSKDNNMKDLARMSVTQTLQSCGVITGEYVNLHDTDAEEPTMLIPV, from the coding sequence ATGCGATTTAGTGTTTTAGCAAGTGGTAGTTCAGGTAATGCCATCTATGTGGAAAATGATGAACACTCTTTTTTAGTAGACGTAGGTTTAAGTGGGAAGAAAATGGAGCAATTGTTCTCTAAAGTTGATCGCGATATGAAAAATTTAACTGGCATTTTAGTAACGCATGAGCATAGTGATCATATTAAAGGACTAGGTGTCGTCGCTCGAAAACATAAGATTCCCATTTTCGCCAATGCACTAACATGGAATGCAATGGATGGACTAATAGGAAATATTCCAACTGAATTGCGCTTTCATTTTGATATGGAAACGGTGAAAACTTTTGGTGGTCTTGATATTCAATCATTTGCGGTTTCACATGATGCGGCCGATCCTATGTTTTATACATTTAATCAAGATGGGCGGAAACTCGTTGTCATTACGGATACAGGCTATGTCAGCGACCGCATGAAAGGCCATATTGCGGCTGCGGATTCCTATGTATTTGAAAGCAATCATGATGTCAGTATGCTACAAATGGGGAAATACCCGTGGAGCATTAAGCGCCGTATTTTATCTGATGTGGGACATGTTTCGAATGAAGATGCAGCTGTGGCAATGAGTGAAGTTGTAGCGGAAAAGCCAACACAAATTTATTTAGCCCATTTAAGCAAAGATAACAATATGAAAGATTTAGCACGTATGAGTGTTACCCAAACATTGCAGTCATGTGGCGTGATTACAGGGGAATATGTAAATCTGCACGATACGGATGCGGAAGAACCAACAATGCTTATACCAGTTTAA
- a CDS encoding S1C family serine protease: protein MSNFPEDEQKLEINDRAVELEERLKREEIERQQRIQRKNNKSGSKVGYFVSGLSGIVVGALLLWLLLPSLASQLPGTNQALTNSSEKNQTTIEQTATEVKSDVVTAVEKASSAVVGITNIQEVMPDFWNRSATTTQEVGSGSGVIYKVAGDRAYIVTNHHVVQGAKQLEVTLEDGSKVEAQNVGSDMWTDLAIISIPSEGIKTVASFGDSDLLKQGETVIAIGNPLGLDFYGSVTTGVVSGKDRSVPVDLNEDGVEDWSTDVLQTDAAINSGNSGGALINIAGQLVGINSMKIAASSVEGLGFAIPINSAIPVIEELEKTGEVKRPTIGISLVDLTEVPAYYQQQTLQLPAEVTNGVVITQVAPGSAAEKAGLKQYDVIIDMDGEKIDGSIALRKHLYNQKEIGDTLNVKVYRQGKIVEAKLLLTDSAQL from the coding sequence ATGAGTAATTTTCCAGAGGACGAACAAAAATTAGAAATAAACGATAGAGCAGTGGAATTAGAAGAGCGTTTAAAACGGGAAGAAATCGAAAGACAGCAACGTATACAAAGGAAAAATAATAAAAGTGGCAGTAAAGTCGGCTACTTTGTTTCAGGATTGAGCGGTATTGTCGTGGGAGCCTTGTTATTATGGCTACTACTCCCTTCACTTGCAAGTCAATTACCTGGTACGAATCAAGCTTTAACAAATTCATCTGAAAAAAATCAAACGACAATTGAACAAACAGCAACAGAAGTAAAGTCAGATGTCGTAACAGCGGTTGAAAAGGCTTCGAGTGCTGTTGTAGGTATTACGAATATTCAAGAGGTTATGCCAGACTTTTGGAATAGAAGCGCGACTACAACACAAGAAGTTGGTAGTGGATCAGGTGTTATTTATAAAGTGGCAGGTGACAGAGCGTATATCGTCACGAATCATCACGTCGTACAAGGTGCGAAACAGTTAGAAGTGACATTAGAGGACGGTTCAAAAGTAGAGGCACAAAATGTTGGCAGCGACATGTGGACGGACTTAGCAATCATTTCAATTCCAAGCGAGGGCATTAAAACAGTGGCGTCATTTGGTGATTCTGATTTACTAAAACAAGGTGAAACAGTTATCGCCATCGGAAATCCACTTGGTTTAGATTTCTATGGCTCCGTGACAACAGGTGTTGTATCGGGTAAAGATCGTTCTGTGCCAGTTGATTTAAATGAAGACGGTGTAGAAGATTGGTCAACGGATGTTTTACAAACAGACGCAGCAATCAATTCAGGAAACTCAGGCGGTGCATTAATTAATATTGCCGGTCAATTAGTTGGAATTAACTCCATGAAAATCGCCGCATCTTCGGTAGAAGGTTTAGGCTTTGCAATTCCAATTAATTCAGCGATTCCAGTAATTGAGGAGCTTGAAAAAACAGGTGAAGTAAAACGCCCAACAATCGGCATTTCATTAGTCGATTTAACGGAAGTGCCGGCTTATTATCAGCAACAAACTTTACAATTGCCAGCTGAAGTAACAAATGGTGTTGTCATTACTCAAGTTGCTCCAGGCTCAGCAGCAGAAAAAGCGGGCTTAAAACAATATGATGTCATTATAGATATGGATGGCGAGAAAATTGATGGATCCATTGCACTTCGAAAACATTTGTATAATCAAAAAGAAATTGGCGATACATTAAATGTTAAAGTATATCGTCAAGGCAAAATAGTAGAGGCAAAATTATTATTAACAGATAGTGCACAATTATAA
- a CDS encoding YycH family regulatory protein: MKYIEQIKSYLLTFLVLLSIVLTLMIWNYKPEYAFIEEAQVDETMIGNTKQLQDVLKPYRILFRQDDQFYGTVSNDVIQDVYNKLSTWDAHEIDLINSNLSDAKMNEMLRWNNRLTLFFNDEVPLQVFSGILSFNEKELPDASFTRLILDWTDVSSNNQLQLLFLNTEKRILFRSTIELPNSIQFMEEIVDPIKEYQAYFEVERDSSLSLYVVQEAMESIQYTYFMDKTSPDIFKNILFGDPGIVQRNIESTQAEKYTDGTSLMTVDTQNHILNYVYPPAESIAPIPSARLLFDSFDFINDHGGFTADFRFSSMNVGKHVIEYQLFVQDYPIYSSTTTSRIITTWGENRIFRYRRPYYSIDPSNDIKTFRTMKQLASGEEVIEYLKNKEVQPFDEIDEIIIGYHLMQDTKQGLFLLEPSWFIISNNVWTRISPEQLGGANDGLE; this comes from the coding sequence ATGAAATATATCGAACAAATTAAATCCTACCTATTAACTTTTCTTGTCTTACTCAGTATTGTTTTGACATTAATGATTTGGAATTATAAGCCGGAGTATGCGTTCATTGAAGAAGCGCAAGTGGATGAGACTATGATTGGTAATACTAAGCAATTACAGGATGTATTGAAACCATACCGCATACTGTTTCGACAGGACGATCAATTTTATGGCACTGTTTCAAATGATGTCATTCAGGATGTTTATAATAAATTATCAACTTGGGATGCACATGAAATTGATTTGATTAATAGCAATTTATCTGATGCGAAAATGAATGAAATGTTGCGTTGGAATAATCGTTTAACACTATTCTTTAATGATGAAGTGCCATTGCAAGTATTTAGTGGTATTTTATCTTTTAATGAAAAGGAACTACCTGATGCGAGTTTTACCCGGTTAATATTGGATTGGACCGATGTTTCATCTAACAATCAATTACAGCTGTTATTTTTAAATACCGAAAAACGAATTTTATTTCGCTCAACTATAGAATTACCTAATTCGATCCAATTTATGGAGGAGATTGTTGACCCAATAAAAGAGTACCAAGCTTATTTTGAGGTGGAACGTGATTCATCGCTATCATTGTATGTCGTACAGGAAGCGATGGAATCTATCCAATATACGTACTTTATGGACAAAACCTCACCGGATATATTTAAAAATATACTCTTTGGGGACCCAGGCATTGTTCAGCGCAATATCGAAAGTACACAGGCAGAAAAATATACAGATGGAACATCTTTAATGACCGTTGATACACAAAATCATATTTTGAATTATGTATACCCACCGGCCGAAAGTATTGCACCAATTCCATCTGCTCGGCTGTTGTTTGATAGCTTTGATTTTATTAATGATCATGGAGGATTTACAGCCGATTTCCGTTTTTCTTCAATGAATGTAGGCAAGCATGTGATTGAATATCAGTTATTTGTACAAGACTACCCGATTTATAGTTCTACGACGACATCTAGAATTATTACAACATGGGGCGAGAATCGAATTTTCCGCTATCGTAGACCTTATTATTCAATTGATCCAAGCAATGATATTAAAACCTTTCGAACAATGAAGCAGCTCGCATCTGGAGAAGAAGTTATTGAATACCTTAAAAACAAGGAAGTCCAACCGTTTGATGAAATAGATGAAATTATTATTGGGTATCATTTAATGCAGGATACAAAGCAAGGCCTATTTTTACTTGAACCAAGCTGGTTTATTATTTCAAATAATGTGTGGACACGTATTTCACCCGAGCAATTAGGGGGGGCAAACGATGGATTGGAATAG
- a CDS encoding CxxH/CxxC protein, whose translation MKKYSCETHIDHALDMHVAETGEFPMMDLLKEGEKLSTVCSYCEEQATYIVSSK comes from the coding sequence TTGAAAAAATATAGTTGCGAAACCCATATAGATCACGCTTTAGATATGCACGTGGCAGAAACTGGCGAGTTCCCAATGATGGATTTATTGAAGGAAGGGGAAAAGTTATCAACAGTTTGTTCTTATTGCGAAGAGCAGGCAACATATATTGTATCAAGTAAATAA
- the rlmH gene encoding 23S rRNA (pseudouridine(1915)-N(3))-methyltransferase RlmH yields MNITIVSVGKLKEKYLKMGIDEYVKRLGSYAKVELVEVADEKAPEQLSDAEMELVKKKESERILAKISDGTYVIALALDGKMKTSEQMAADLDALMTYGKSKVAFVIGGSLGLHDDVLKRADEKLCFGKMTLPHQLMKLVLVEQIYRSFRIIKGEPYHK; encoded by the coding sequence GTGAATATTACGATTGTCTCGGTTGGAAAACTGAAAGAAAAGTATTTAAAAATGGGCATTGATGAATATGTTAAACGCTTAGGTAGCTATGCAAAGGTGGAACTTGTCGAAGTGGCGGATGAAAAAGCACCTGAGCAATTAAGTGATGCCGAAATGGAACTCGTGAAAAAGAAAGAAAGCGAGCGCATCTTAGCTAAAATAAGTGACGGCACTTACGTAATTGCCCTGGCACTAGACGGTAAAATGAAAACAAGCGAGCAAATGGCAGCAGACCTCGACGCCCTAATGACTTACGGAAAAAGTAAAGTCGCCTTTGTAATTGGTGGATCCCTAGGCTTACATGATGATGTACTAAAGCGCGCGGATGAAAAGCTATGCTTTGGAAAAATGACATTGCCACACCAGCTAATGAAGCTTGTTTTGGTTGAGCAAATCTATCGAAGTTTTAGGATAATTAAGGGAGAACCGTATCATAAGTAA